The Arachis ipaensis cultivar K30076 chromosome B10, Araip1.1, whole genome shotgun sequence DNA window GAAGGCTAAAAACGAGTTGATATTTGAGCAGCGATGGAAGACCCTATGGATATGCTTTGAAGAAGTTTGAAGGGTAGCAAGTGAGAGACTAAGAAGATGATAGATCCCTAAATTTGGGTAACCTGTATCAAAATAGTTTCTATCTTTTGTtggaatttttttctttttttttttttttttttttcttttgtgtgTAGTCCAATTGGACCTTTCTCATTATTAATGAAAATTTAACTATTTATGAGAAAGAAATATAGAGTTGCTACACATCTAAATTTTTTTGACAATCAAGTTCAACTAAGTTGGTCCAAATTCAACAAAAATTAGTTTCGTTAGTGGAGCGTGAATACATGCTTCAACTACATAAACATTCCCGCATttctctcctccttcttcttctacttcttcgcgtttctcctcctccttcttcgcaTTCCTCTTCCTTTTTTTgtgtttctcctccttcttctcctcGTTCCTTCTTCTTGGTTTTATTCCTCTTAAGAGAATAAATCAAGAAGAattttgagaaaatgaaataagaaggagaagatgaagaaaaaaaggagaagacgaaaggaagatgaggaggagaaattcAAGTGAAACGAAACCAAATgaacctaaattaaactaagaaatgaattgAAATTTTTTAAGGAATAAAAATGTTGGTCAATACTTAGTAACAGCATCAAGAGAACCTTAGTTAATTCACAATTGAACCGAAATTAGTTTAGATTTGAACAAGTAGTAAAAAAACTCGATCATCAACCAAAACACATCAAATTTATTTTTGGATCTAAATAAACTTCaaataaaccaaaattatttaataatggcACCAAAGAAAATTAGAACCaataaagatgttagcaaaatattggtgttttttatgatgacgataacgaaagagaaagaTAACGAAGAAGTGGCAATGAATGTGCGCGTATGGATTTAAAATACTTGATTGGACTTGGTCAAAGTTATGACTTGGATGTAGAGATTTATTCAAAAAGAATATCCTATATGTTGAACGATAAATTGAAAGGAGGGGTAACATTCAATTACAAAGAGGAGAAGGAAGGAGAAGGAAGGCCAAAGAAAGAGCTTCGAATTCGCTACGACTTCTTCCCAAAAGCTTCGCATTAGCGACTACGTACCTGAAAAGAGTTCGATTTAGGAGAGTGAAAAGCtcttattcttcttccttttctttcatCAGCAGAGAGTTCAAAAAGAGAGGAGCATGAAGATAGTTCAGTTCTTGATGCTCTTCGAGAATCTGATGCTTCAACCTAGCTTCCCAACTTCTACTCCTATAAGAGGTTAAAAGAAACTCGACTGAGTTGGAGAGGAGAGAATGGCCACTCATTAAAGGCTTTCTCCGCGCTGCAGTAAGAGTATCGGTAGAAGAAATGGATGTAAGGGCTCAATAAAGTCGAAGAGGAGCAAAGAGCAGCTACAGCAACTCAAAAGAAGGTTCCTATGCTTCAGCTCTATGAGCGAAAGACATTATTCTAGTAGTAGAAAAAACCTCTCTTCTTCTATTAGTAGAGTGGATTCCTATTTTCGATTGACTTTCTTACTTCCTATCCCTGTCGAAAAAGTGAGCTCTTTCATTCCTCTCCACTCGAAGCAGATTGAGTGACTCCTGCCCTTATAGGTAGTTTAGCCGTAAAAAGTCTTTATTTGTTGAGTGTTGAAACTTCATCCGCTCCTAGACCTTTAGAATAGGATTCCGGAAAAGGAGTTCTTCGGGGAAACTCTCTTGTGCCAACGGTGGATCCGGTGCCACATATGATTCTATTATCACTTCCGATAGGCAGGAACGAGATCCCTCCTGCTACCCAAAAGGGTAGACCAAAAGCACTGAAATGAATATGAGAAATGTGGCCTACCTAGAGCCTATAGCTATAGAAGGAATCTTTCGTTACTAGAACCCCTTACTAGTGACTGTAAGCGAAATGTATTTAGTGAACGCCTGGTCCTCTCGAACCAGATAAACACTAACCTGGGGATACTGAGTTCAATATTTTTATGTATAGCTCTGTAATCTCTATCTAAATGACTAAGTCTTCCAGTGGTCTCTCTCCTACCCAAAACCATCCCTTCCAGCGTTAGCGCACTAGATCCCAATCTTTTTTGCGGTTCTCACTTGGTATTGACTATGTGGAAACATATTCTCCTGTGGTGGATTCAATAATATTAAGATATCTGATTAATTTGACTGTGCATGAAAAGCTTGACATGCGCCTAATGGATGTTATTACAACCTATCTATACGGcttaattgataaaaaaatttatataaaagtccctgaaggactcaAAGGGCCTAAAGCATAAAACTTCAAAATCCTTATATGGAATAAAACAATCTAGGCTTACGTGGTATAAACGTCTTAATGAGTACTTATcaacctatttatacggctcaattgataaagaaatttatataaaagtccctgaaggactcaAAGTGCCTAAAGCATAAAACTTCAAAATCCTTATATGGAATAAAACAATTTGGGCTTATGTGGTATAAACGTCTCAGTGAGTACTTATTAAAAGATGGATACAAAAATGACCGTATATGTCCATTTGTGTTCATAAAAAAATCTAAATCCAAATTTGTTGTTATTACAGtatatgttgatgatttaaaCATCATTGGATCACCTGAAGAGATTTCAAAAACTGCAGATTATTTAAAAAGAGAatttgaaatgaaagatcttggtaaaacaaaattttattttaatttacaaattGAACACTTGAAGAATAGTATATTCATCTATCAGTCAACTTATACGGagaaacttttgaaaaaaaaaatttacatggACAAAGTACACTCATTGAGTATTCTATTTCGACCATGTAAAAATAACGAGGAGTTTATTTTTCTCTAACAAATCAACGCTCGACCACACGACCTCTAGAACCATAGTTATTAAAACAGGATCGAACCGGCCGGTTCGACTAAAAAATTGGTAAACCGGATCTTATACCGGTCCGGTCCAAAGTTAGGACTGTTCAAGACAGAGAACCGAAACGAACCGGTTGAACCTGGAATGAACCGGCCAAAACCGGTGAAAATCGAACCGGACGGAACCGCTGGTACCAACTGAAGGCGAAGCTACGATGCATCTGCTTTGTGGTTTGTGGAAAACTTTCCAAAATGGCTGTCATGAGATTTGAACTTCTAACTCCAGGGTTGCAAGAACGACAATCATACCACCAAGCTGGAATGAACCGGAACAAACCGGTTGAACCTAGAATGAACTGGCCAAAACCGGTGAAAACCGAACCGGACGAAACCGCTGGTACCAACTGAGGGCGAAGCTACGATGCATCTGGGTTCTGCAAGTCCACCATGCTCTCCATATGCTCAGCGTGTCAAGTGTCAAAGCTTCGTGGTTTGTGGAAAACTTTCTAAAATGGCTGTCATAGGATTCAAACTTCTAACTCCAGGGTTGCAAGAACGACAATCATACCACCAAGCTGCATTGCTTCTTATTAACatatattcaaattataatacatatagcaagttttattttatttatattcaaTAAAAGtacttataataaaaaaaataattaaattttacataattatttaattataccgGATTAATCGGTTTAACCAATAACTCACCAGTTGAACCAATAATTCGGTGACTCAATAATTTTACCAACTCTAGTTTCTATAGccaatttactttattttatactctttttttttatgaaagtACGAAACGACATCGTTTGTGTTGTGTCCACCTAACTTCAAAGTTGGAAGATGAGATTGACGAATGACGCTGGAGAAAGCAAGGGTTTGGATTCGCAgaagagaataataataataataattgatgaTCAGAAACAGGTTGATAATGAAAGCATTagcatcattatcatcatcaacacTCTCACTACGTTGCTGCAGCTACAACAACAAGTCTTCACTCAATCTCAACTCTCTCTTCTTCGCTCGCCGCAGATTCCACTCTTCACCGCCGATTTCAATGGCTTCTGCTTCCGTCAACAACGAACGTGCCCGTGCTCCACCCGCCATTCCCTTGCCCCCTCCCCCTCTCTCCAAGGCAACTtcacttctctctctctctctctctctctctctcccttcactTCACTCACTCACTTGTTTCTCCTTTCAGTTCAAGATCGGGCTGTGCCAGCTGTCTGTAACCGCCGACAAGGAGAAGAACATCGCCCACGCCCGCCAAGCCATTCAAGACGCCGCCTCTAAGGGTGCTCAGCTTGTTCTCCTCCCAGTCAGTTCCTCCTTCCCGGATACGGATTATCTTGTTTCAATTGAACTCTAAATAATTAACTTATCGCATTTTTTTCTACTCTTATAGAACTACAAAGTTCGAGAAATACTTGTATAATCTTACTATCTTAGTTATATTTAAGGTGAATTTCGAAAACTTatttttatctaaaatttaatGTATTCATTATTAGGCCTATCACCCGATAATGCATGACAGAGGTAGTTTACCCTCCAGTTTTTGAGTAATTGCCTTTCGAATTTTATTCTCTTCCTTCAATTTTGCTCAATCATTTTGTGTGTTTGTTGTGGTGTTGTCTCAGGAAATTTGGAACAGTCCTTATTCCAATGACAGTTTCCCTGTGTATGCTGAGGATGTTGACGCCGGTGGCGATGCCTCTCCTTCTACTGCCATGCTCTCTGATCTCGCCCGTCTCCTCAAGATCACCATTATTGGTGGTTCTATACCTGAACGTTCCGGGGGAAACTTGTATAATACATGTTGCGTATTTGGCACTGATGGAAAGCTTAAAGCCAAGCACCGCAAGGTTGGGTCATCTACAATGTTGGAATGTGCATAGGGATCTTGTTCTTAATGCTTGGTTCACATGAATTTGTGCTTTGGATGTTTGATGTTATTGTGCCTCCCAAAATAATTCAATCCTTTTTTTTTGGATATTTGACTTTCATAATTGATCTTGATGGTGGTGGTACTTGAACTATTTTCTTGCATTTGCTTTGTTGTGCAAATTTTGACATGCTGGCATCAATGCAGATACACCTTTTCGACATGGACATTCCCGGGAAGATTACCTTTATGGAGTCAAAAACTCTTACTGCTGGGGAGACTCCAACAATTGTAGACACAGGTCTAATATATCCCCTGGTTACATATCTAAGCACATTTTCTCTGGTTCTACCTCCATCATAACGTCGCAGTCTTTATTGATATTTTGTTTGTCATTATGTAGATAAGAAATTCATGTTCAGAGCCTGAATCTTATAATAATATTGACTATGGTGGAGAAGTATAGTTGTTAACTCGTTATCTTGGTTCTGTTCAATTAACCTCTAGAATGTTTGCTTGCAATGAAATTTGTCCACAAAGCTGTAACAAAGTTACTTGATTCGTGCAGAGGTTGGGCGCATTGGCATAGGCATCTGTTATGATATACGTTTTCCCGAACTAGCAATGATATATGCAGCAAGAGGTCTGTCATTTCCATTATTTTGCTTGATACCAATTATTTCTTCTTGACTTGCAATTGGTTGTCATGATTTGACTTTTCCaagggttttttttttcaatgctttCTAAGGCTTATTAGCATATTGAATTGTCAATTTTGTTTGCTTGGGGAAGAGAGCGGGTGGAAATTTCTTCTCTTGTTCTTAAGTTTGCGGATACTTACAGTATCAACTTTTGATTTTAGGAGCTCACTTGCTATGCTATCCTGGGGCATTTAATATGACAACTGGGCCATTGCATTGGGAGCTATTGCAAAGGGCAAGGTAGGTGGttcttttatttaacttttaCTTTATAGTTGCTGTAACTATCTAGCATGTTATTCATTAGGGAAAAATGTGTAATCCAGTTACTGTCTTGAAGCAACTTCCTCAATAAACATGACTGTTCAATGTTATTTTTAACCCTGGCTAATTTTATTAGATTGGACTAATATTTTAATGAACCATATATATCATTTGTAATTGAAATCATAGACAAACATCACCTTTGACCCTGGTAATAACTAGAAAATACTTAATAGTTAGAACTTTTATGCAAGAGGCATGCCTCTCACATTATTTTttgtcttcaaactcttccttgtcTGTGGCACTGCAAACATTCTTAACTCATTTATTAATTAAGTagtgtcttatttttattctgtTGTTAATCTATGATTTTTTTTTCCTCAGGGCTACAGATAATCAGGTAATGACCCCTTATTTGAAACTTCGGCAGAGTTTTACTTCAAGTATATTTTAAGTTAAAGTATGTTAAATATGAAAATCATCAATTGTTTTGATAGCTGCACCAAATAAGGATCTTAGTAGCTTTAAGTTGGGAGAAATTCACACTATGAGTAAGTAATCAGTCAAATTCTTCTAATAAGAAAAACTACAAGATCCTTAACCTCTATACGAGGATGAATGTGTGATGAGTTTTAGAAAGCTGATGCTGCTTTACATTGCTAATCCGATATTGCTACCTAGATTGATTGTCTAGAGATGAGCAATGTGTCGGGGAAACTTCAACATCCTTTTGCATCCCAAAAGGAAGTAACAGAATAATATAGGATTTGAGTGAAATGATTTGTCTCACCttttcaattttgtttgtgtgtgtgtgtgtgtgtatagatTGGTGTTACTATTTTATTGTTGCATTTGGTGGATTGATGCCTGTTGATTGTACTATTAAACCAGgttacagttttttttttttgtatttatgccCATCACATTTTGAATGACCCCCCTCCtcctcttttccctcttcttccttcttcttctcctcctcctcctcctcctcctcctcctcctccaaaNNNNNNNNNNNNNNNNNNNNNNNNNNNNNNNNNNNNNNNNNNNNNNNNNNNNNNNNNTCCTTATATTCCTTATATCCATTCCTTTGGACTTTAAGACTTATAGACCTATTTATTTATGAGTATTTTGGAAGGAAAAAGTCCATGATCTgagaattgaaaaaaaagaaaaaacttgaTTTGGAAGTTAAGCTGTGAGTTTGAGGAGACTAGTGAATCAACTTCAAATTCGTTACATACAGTTATATGTGGCAACCTGTTCACCTGCTCGGGATACTGGATCTGGTTATATAGCTTGGGGCCACTCCACTCTTGTTGGACCAGTAAGTGGATCTTTTATGTTAAGCTTTCTTTGGATAGAGCCAAAAAACATGTTCTGATTTGGAAGCTGGTATTAGCATATTTTAAGAGAAAAACTACATTTTTGTCCCTGAAACATGGAAGGTGTAATAAATTCTTCTCTATATTAGAAAATCAATACAATTTACAGCTTCATTGATCAAAGAACCTATAGTTCTGATGTATATCTAGCTTTATTTGATCTTTGAGTTTCAAATACCAGCGGAAATATCTTTCCTTAAAAATTATCAACAAAGATTCTAAACCATATTTGAGTGTATATTATTATTGTACTTACGTGGAACATGTAAATGTGACAGTGGGGGGAAGTTCTGGCTACTACAGAACATGAGGAAGCAATCATCATAGCAGAAATTGATTATTCAATATTAGAGCAGAgaaggttttcttttcttcacacTACACACGTGTCTTGCACAAGTTGCAGTCATAATCATGATTAATATGTCTGATGTTGTGATTTAATTATTCAGGACTCATCTCCCTGTGACTAAGCAGCGACGAGGTGATCTATACCAAGTGGTGGATTTTCAAAGGCTGAATAGCCATTAATGGCGCAGGACTTTGTATGATTGGGAGATATACATGTCTTATTTGAAGCTTTTATGTAGCATCAACAACCATCTCTCTTGTTTTGGTTAATCATACCCTATTTATTGCTAAGTGTGAATGCTCAAAACTTAAAGAGAAGGGATGAAATAAAGGAATGTAATAAACAACTGTGACGCGATGATAGAAACTAGAGAGTAAGCTGCAGAAAAGGCACAAAGGATATATTATATGTCATTAATGAAAATAAATCACCACCAGAATCCATCTCGTAAAAAATTTTCAGGTTAATATATGATCTGATTTAAAACAGATATATGAATGGAGAGAATCAAGCAAGTAATCAAAGGCTTGAGTTTTTATTTCCAGGTATAATCCATACCGATTGATTACTGCACTCTTTCTCTCCCATTCTATTGTTATAGCAAAACAACCATAAACATTATTCTGTCACCATATCCGGCACACTTTTCAAGAAGTCCTCACCCATTCCTTACAGAGTCTCCGTTGTTACTGTCGAAATCTGCCATTCTACCAGTTCCTTCAACTGGTCCTTCACCGTCTCCGGCAACACCTCCAGCGCTTTCTCCGACGGTTCATCCTCCAGCTCCTACTCCCAGCCATCAGAACCATACTTTAACACTAGCAACGTCTCCGGTGGCTCATTCTCCGTCTCTAAAGAGTTGTCGTGCCAGGTTCAGAATAGAATGTTCCAGCACCAGCACCAGTTGCAGCGCCACATGCAAAAGAGGGTAGAGTTTcaggatgtttgggtgcttatTGTTGTGAAAGTTTGTGATTTGAAAAAGAAGCGATGGTGGTGGAGTTGAGGTTAAAGATATggtgaaaataatttgaaaattttattaaaaatcaacaaaaaaattaggatttagaTATTTTTAGCATATTAAACTTCTTTTTCCTGAGTATAACAttaattttcttgtttgataAGTTTTTTTTTGTCagcattttataaaattaatggatAGAAATAGTTGTTTTACCTTTCTTATATTTTAGGAACAGGTTGTGTAGCCCCTGCCCATCTGCTTCTTGCCTTAGGCAATCNNNNNNNNNNNNNNNNNNNNNNNNNNNNNNNNNNNNNNNNNNNNNNNNNNNNNNNNNNNNNNNNNNNNNNNNNNNNNNNNNNNNNNNNNNNNNNNNNNNNNNNNNgggggagttgttgttgttgttttactttttttttttttttttttttggtttctcaCGGTATccccaacccgacaggtcaagaactaatccgtcgcgattctgagctccatttaagagtctgccgctggccaatgggttgctgcatgcataaggcggagttcgaacccccgacacttgcttaagcggaccaCTCGACCATTCCATGCTGGTTTATTACTTCTTTTTTTAATGGTTCCTTTTTTCACAGTGATTGTGCCCACTAGCTTTTGACAATGATCAGAACATCACACGGGCCTACAGATAGGCCTAAAACAACCAAACACTAAATTCAGAAAAAAATCAGGGGACAATGTTTTTCCCAGaccgaaaaaagaaagaaaagagaaaaaaggcCCCNNNNNNNNNNNNNNNNNNNNNNNNNNNNNNNNNNNNNNNNNNNNNNNNNNNNNNNNNNNNNNNNNNNNNNNNNNNNNNNNNNNNNNNNNNNNNNNNNNNNNNNNGCTTATTTTTCTTTGAGCTGGAATTATAATTCCGATAGTTGTCTTATGTTGTTATTTCTTGCTTATCTTTTTTGTATTAAATAAATCTTTTCATCAATGTGAGTAAATGTAAGGTATCCGGTTTGAAAGTACAGTGTCTGCAAACTTGCTTGATGTATAtgtacaaatttttatcttattattattattttcttaatgTTCCTGTCATTTGTACTTTTTTATCTTTGATCAATGAATTCAGCTCTTTAGTCCGAAACAAGTCTTTTTCaaaggaaaatattaaataaataatttttatgaattttattttaataaataatataaagaaGTATTATATGTGCATTTAattatatgaatttaattttgatatactgtTAGTGTAAAATAGTTTTATATATGCTTCTAATTATATAACGTTATATCAGTAAAAATAATTACCTTTCACATTGATCACGTAAATGATTATTTAGAAAAACAAATATAATTACACGATTGTATAAAACATTTTATATTgtcaatgcatcaaaattaaactctaattaTATACTGTTATATAAACAAAAATAGTCTCTTTTTTTACCGTCAATATGTGAATAGTCATCTAAAAATAGATATGACTAAACAACTATATTACACGACTGTGTAAAATGTTTTACAttgtcagtgcatcaaaattaaactctaattaTATATCATTATATAAGCAAAAACAGTCTCTCTTTTACCGTCAAATAAATAAGACTAAAAAATtaatggaaattaaaataaaattaattaatttattgcaGTCAAATCAAATAATCAATATACTTGGTTAGATAGAGTTAATGTGATCAaataaatgattaattaattaacacatttaaataaaaccaaataaaataaatcaaaatatactTTAAAAACATGTCATATCAACTTCACAAAAAGAAAAGACTAATAAATAGTACTAACCAATGAAATAATCATATTTATTACAAccataaaaggtaattaaaacaAATTATACTAAGCTATATGGAGCACTTCAGAAAATTAAAGgagatataaatataattaaaaagaaacTATCTCATCATGAATGACTCCATCTAAAACTGTTATTTTCCATctcaaaagttcaaaaaaaagAGTTTGACATTTTGCATAGACCCAGAATCTCAGAGATTCTATTGACCGTACCATTCAAATTAACTTGAACAAAACCATTCAGAATCTTGTCTTTCTATTTATAGCTTACAATAACAGATAACGATAACTATTAACTAATAGTCTAATACTCACAATCTAGttgtaattaatttaattatttatttttcttggtggatcttgtttctttgaattcaaataaaaaaaaatgtcatAATAAGATAGAAGCCGGGCTTAGGTGACGGCAAGAATCACGATCCATCTCGAATTAAAGAATTTAAAGACTTTTATGGTTGTAACGTAGAAGATTACGTGGATCCACGCATGCATTCATAGCCTTGAATTCTTGAATTGGATCCCACCGACCCAAGTATCCAACTCATGTATGCGTGGAATTGGACAACACACGTTACATAATTGATAATTGGTAAAAATGGTGGTCTTCTTGTAATTAAAACACACTGCCTCAGATTCAAGACTCATCCCCACGCGTCAACATAGCACCTACCACTAATTCTTATCTAATCCCCCAAAATTTCTCATTTCTCAACACATTTTTTGCCTCCTTTTACCCATTCCCATTCCTTAACACTTCACTACACGTTTTTACACCTCAGTGCATACTCATTACTCAACATCACTCcctttttcatactttacttaATATGGTTATGACGGTTATGGTGTGTTTCTAAAATAATACTACATCATAACTATACTATAATTATTTTAGCAGGTCCCTAAAATAATATCAGTTTAATTTTAGGTCTGGTTTAAtaaatcttttatttttcaaaagtaacttgtaaaatttagtttttaaaagataattttttagaaattataacATATATGTTTTGGTAAACTAAAAGCAGAAATAATAATAAATGTGTttagttaataatttttaaaatactataagagacattaatataaaaattaaatttggatattaattaataggtgaattatatggtaaaTATGTAAGTTTAGAGATCTTTTCGTTTATGAGATANNNNNNNNNNNNNNNNNNNNNNNNNNNNNNNNNNNNNNNNNNNNNNNNNNNNNNNNNNNNNNNNNNNNNNNNNNNNNNNNNNNNNNNNNNNNNNNNNNNNNNNNNNNNNNNNNNNNNNNNNNNNNNNNNNNNNNNNNNNNNNNNNNNNNNNNNNNNNNNNNNNNNNNNNNNNNNNNNNNNNNNNNNNNNNNNNNNNNNNNNNNNNNNNNNNNNNNNNNNNNNNNNNNNNNNNNNNNNNNNNNNNNNNNNNNNNNNNNNNNNNNNNNNNNNNNNNNNNNNNNNNNNNNNNNNNNNNNNNNNNNNNNNNNNNNNNNNNNNNNNNNNNNNNNNNNNNNNNNNNNNNNNNNNNNNNNNNNNNNNNNNNNNNNNNNNNNNNNNNNNNNNNNNNNNNNNNNNNNNNNNNNNNNNNNNNNNNNNNNNNNNNNNNNNNNNNNNNNNNNNNNNNNNNNNNNNNNNNNNNNNNNNNNNNNNNNNNNNNNNNNNNNNNNNNNNNNNNNNNNNNNNNNNNNNNNNNNNNNNNNNNNNNNNNNNNNNNNNNNNNNNNNNNNNNNNNNNNNNNNNNNNNNNNNNNNNNNNNNNNNNNNNNNNNNNNNNNNNNNNNNNNNNNNNNNNNNNNNNNNNNNNNNNNNNNNNNNNNNNNNNNNNNNNNNNNNNNNNNNNNNNNNNNNNNNNNNNNNNNNNNNNNNNNNNNNNNNNNNNNNNNNNNNNNNNNN harbors:
- the LOC107623040 gene encoding omega-amidase, chloroplastic, producing the protein MIRNRLIMKALASLSSSTLSLRCCSYNNKSSLNLNSLFFARRRFHSSPPISMASASVNNERARAPPAIPLPPPPLSKFKIGLCQLSVTADKEKNIAHARQAIQDAASKGAQLVLLPEIWNSPYSNDSFPVYAEDVDAGGDASPSTAMLSDLARLLKITIIGGSIPERSGGNLYNTCCVFGTDGKLKAKHRKIHLFDMDIPGKITFMESKTLTAGETPTIVDTEVGRIGIGICYDIRFPELAMIYAARGAHLLCYPGAFNMTTGPLHWELLQRARATDNQLYVATCSPARDTGSGYIAWGHSTLVGPWGEVLATTEHEEAIIIAEIDYSILEQRRTHLPVTKQRRGDLYQVVDFQRLNSH